A window of Hevea brasiliensis isolate MT/VB/25A 57/8 chromosome 14, ASM3005281v1, whole genome shotgun sequence contains these coding sequences:
- the LOC110641487 gene encoding GATA transcription factor 24 isoform X1 has protein sequence MPNSNTQLPIYTAEPMNTQTQLEGEDEDIAGGGEESIDNPNIHYENVTGNGGGVDDVPPSVIRVTGGPDYPLVPVNGGDADQLTLSFQGEVYVFDAVSPDKVQAVLLLLGGYEIPSGIPTTGTAPHNFRGPSDLCERSFQPQRAASLRRFREKRKERCFDKKIRYTVRKEVALRMQRKKGQFTSSKASSDEAGSASSGWSATQGSGQDDNMLETSCTHCGTSSKSTPLMRRGPAGPRTLCNACGLKWANKGILRDLSKVSSLAIQGPPAKPTEQSGGEANGLEVVTMAADIVTSSNGNNSTLTAET, from the exons ATGCCCAATTCAAATACACAACTACCAATATACACTGCAGAACCAATGAACACGCAGACCCAGTTGGAAGGAGAAGATGAAGATATAGCTGGAGGTGGTGAGGAATCCATAGACAACCCTAACATCCACTATGAAAACGTCACTGGAAACGGAGGTGGTGTAGATGATGTCCCCCCTAGTGTTATTCGCGTTACTGGTGGACCAGATTATCCCTTGGTCCCTGTAAATGGTGGCGATGCTGACCAGCTCACCCTGTCTTTTCAGGGTGAGGTATATGTGTTTGATGCTGTTTCCCCAGATAAG GTGCAGGCAGTGCTGTTACTTCTAGGTGGATATGAAATCCCTTCTGGCATTCCCACCACTGGGACAGCCCCTCACAACTTTAGG GGTCCAAGTGACTTGTGTGAAAGGTCATTTCAGCCTCAGAGGGCAGCTTCTTTACGTCGGTTCAGGGAGAAGAGAAAGGAGCGTTGTTTTGATAAGAAAATCCGTTACACTGTCCGGAAAGAAGTTGCACTTAG GATGCAGCGTAAGAAGGGACAATTTACTTCATCCAAGGCTAGTTCTGACGAAGCAGGCTCAGCTTCTTCTGGCTGGAGTGCAACTCAGGGTTCTGGACAAGATGACAACATGCTAGAAACTTC ATGCACTCATTGTGGAACCAGTTCAAAGTCAACTCCATTGATGCGTCGTGGGCCAGCAGGTCCAAGAACCCTTTGTAATGCGTGTGGGCTCAAGTGGGCTAACAAG GGAATCTTGAGAGACCTTTCCAAGGTGTCAAGCTTAGCTATTCAAGGTCCTCCTGCAAAGCCAACTGAACAG AGCGGAGGTGAAGCTAATGGCCTGGAAGTTGTAACCATGGCAGCAGATATAGTCACATCTTCTAACGGCAATAATTCAACTTTGACTGCTGAAACATGA
- the LOC110641488 gene encoding dynamin-related protein 3A, translating to MAEEPASPSLAAQSQQQSQAAPLGSSVIPIVNKLQDIFAQLGSQSTIELPQVAVVGSQSSGKSSVLEALVGRDFLPRGNDICTRRPLVLQLLQTKRKADGTEEEWGEFLHHPGKRFYDFSEIRREIQSETAKEAGDNKGVSDRQIRLKIFSPNVLDITLVDLPGITKVPVGDQPTDIEARIRTMIMSYIKKPSCLILAVTPANSDLANSDALQIAGNADPDGYRTIGVITKLDIMDRGTDARNLLLGKVIPLRLGYVGVVNRSQEDIMLNRSIKDALAAEEKFFRSRPVYNGLADRCGIPQLAKKLNQVLVQHIKAILPGLKARISSALVSVAKEHASYGEITESKAGQGALLLNILSKYSEAFSSMVEGKNEQMSTSELSGGARIHYIFQSIFVKSLEEVDPCEDLTDDDIRTAIQNATGPRSALFVPEVPFEVLVRRQIARLLDPSLQCARFIYDELIKISHRCLVNELQRFPVLRKRMDEVIGNFLRDGLEPSETMIGHIVEMEMDYINTSHPNFIGGSKAVEIALQQVKSSRAFPLPMRQRDGVETDKAPASERTLKSRAILARQVNGVVADQGVRPTADFEKVAPLGNASWGISSIFGGSDNSRMSAKESSTTKLHSEPVHNMDALEQSFSMIHLREPPTILRPAESHSEQENIEIAVTKLLLRSYYDIVRKNIEDSVPKAIMHFLVNHTKRELHNVFIKKLYRENLFEEMLQEPEEISMRRKRTRETLRVLQQAFRTLDELPLEAETVERGGYSLGSDPTGLPKIHGLPTSSMYSMSSGSSDYSASPKNPKSRKSSHSGELQSHFYANADSNGSGRLHIPGLNPTIDF from the exons ATGGCAGAGGAACCTGCATCGCCGTCTTTGGCAGCACAATCGCAGCAGCAATCACAGGCTGCGCCCCTTGGCTCCTCAGTGATCCCGATAGTGAACAAGTTGCAGGACATATTCGCGCAGCTCGGGAGCCAGTCGACGATTGAGCTGCCGCAGGTGGCGGTGGTCGGGAGCCAGAGCAGTGGGAAATCCAGCGTGCTGGAAGCTCTTGTCGGGAGGGATTTCTTGCCTCGGGGAAATGATATTTGCACGCGACGGCCGCTGGTTTTGCAGCTGCTGCAGACTAAGAGGAAGGCAGATGGCACCGAGGAGGAGTGGGGGGAGTTCCTGCATCATCCTGGAAAACGCTTCTATGATTTCTCCGAGATCCGCAGAGAAATTCAA TCTGAGACAGCTAAGGAAGCTGGGGACAACAAAGGTGTCTCAGACAGGCAGATTCGCTTGAAGATTTTTTCACCAAATGTTCTTGATATCACACTTGTTGATCTACCTGGTATCACAAAGGTTCCTGTGGGTGATCAACCCACTGATATTGAAGCACGAATTAGAACTATGATCATGTCATACATCAAGAAGCCAAGCTGTCTGATTTTAGCTGTTACACCAGCAAATTCAGATTTAGCAAACTCAGATGCACTTCAGATTGCTGGAAATGCTGATCCTGATG GTTATAGAACCATTGGAGTGATTACAAAG TTGGATATTATGGACAGAGGTACTGATGCTCGTAATCTGTTGCTTGGAAAAGTGATTCCCCTTCGACTTGGTTATGTTGGTGTTGTTAATCGAAGTCAAGAG GATATTATGCTAAATCGGAGTATCAAGGATGCACTTGCAGCTGAGGAGAAGTTCTTCCGCAGTCGTCCA GTGTATAATGGCCTAGCTGATCGTTGTGGCATTCCTCAGTTGGCAAAGAAGTTGAACCAG GTTCTGGTGCAGCATATCAAAGCTATACTGCCAGGGCTGAAGGCACGCATAAGTTCTGCACTGGTTTCTGTTGCAAAGGAACACGCGAGCTATGGGGAAATCACAGAATCAAAG GCTGGTCAGGGAGCCCTTCTCCTAAACATTCTTTCAAAATATTCCGAGG CATTTTCTTCAATGGTAGAGGGCAAAAATGAACAAATGTCAACATCTGAGCTGTCTGGTGGAGCACGTATTCACTATATATTTCAATCTATCTTTGTGAAGAGTTTGGAG GAGGTTGATCCATGTGAGGACTTGACTGATGATGACATTCGAACTGCCATTCAGAATGCAACTGGTCCTAGATCTGCACTATTTGTACCAGAA GTGCCATTTGAAGTTCTCGTTCGAAGGCAGATAGCACGATTATTAGATCCAAGCCTCCAGTGTGCTAGGTTCATATATGATGAACTAATAAAG ATTAGCCATCGCTGTCTAGTAAATGAACTGCAAAGATTTCCTGTTCTGAGAAAGCGTATGGATGAAGTTATTGGAAACTTTTTGCGAGATGGTCTTGAACCATCAGAGACAATGATTGGCCACATTGTTGAAATGGAG ATGGATTATATAAACACCTCACACCCCAATTTTATTGGTGGGAGTAAGGCTGTGGAAATTGCTTTGCAACAGGTCAAGTCTTCTAGGGCTTTTCCTCTTCCAATGAGACAAAGG GATGGTGTAGAGACTGATAAGGCACCAGCATCAGAGAGGACCCTTAAGTCTCGGGCAATTCTTGCAAGACAAGTAAATGGAGTGGTGGCTGACCAG GGAGTTCGACCTACAGCAGATTTTGAAAAGGTTGCACCCCTTG GGAATGCAAGTTGgggtatttcatcaatttttggGGGGAGTGATAATTCCCGAATGTCTGCAAAAGAAAGCTCAACAACAAAGTTACATAGTGAACCTGTTCATAACATGGATGCTTTGGAGCAAAGCTTTTCTATGATCCATTTAAGAGAG CCTCCAACCATCTTGAGACCTGCAGAAAGTCATTCAGAGCAAGAGAATATTGAAATTGCTGTCACTAAATTGTTATTGAGATCATACTATGACATTGTTCGGAAGAACATTGAGGACTCTGTACCGAAAGCAATTATGCACTTTCTG GTAAACCATACAAAGCGTGAACTGCACAACGTCTTCATCAAAAAGCTTTACAG AGAAAATCTGTTTGAAGAGATGCTGCAGGAACCTGAGGAGATATCCATGAGAAGAAAGCGGACTCGAGAAACACTTCGAGTTCTTCAACAGGCTTTTAGG ACATTGGATGAATTGCCATTGGAAGCTGAAACAGTTGAAAGGGGGGGATACAGTTTGGGCTCTGATCCAACTGGCTTGCCAAAGATTCATGGACTGCCAACTTCATCAATGTATTCTATGAGTAGTGGTTCCAGTGACTACTCAGCTTCCCCTAAGAACCCCAAGTCCCGCAAGTCATCGCACTCAGGGGAGCTACAGTCCCATTTTTATGCTAATGCAGATTCTAACGGAAGTGGACGACTTCACATACCTGGTCTCAATCCAACAATAGATTTCTAA
- the LOC110641487 gene encoding GATA transcription factor 28 isoform X2, with protein sequence MNTQTQLEGEDEDIAGGGEESIDNPNIHYENVTGNGGGVDDVPPSVIRVTGGPDYPLVPVNGGDADQLTLSFQGEVYVFDAVSPDKVQAVLLLLGGYEIPSGIPTTGTAPHNFRGPSDLCERSFQPQRAASLRRFREKRKERCFDKKIRYTVRKEVALRMQRKKGQFTSSKASSDEAGSASSGWSATQGSGQDDNMLETSCTHCGTSSKSTPLMRRGPAGPRTLCNACGLKWANKGILRDLSKVSSLAIQGPPAKPTEQSGGEANGLEVVTMAADIVTSSNGNNSTLTAET encoded by the exons ATGAACACGCAGACCCAGTTGGAAGGAGAAGATGAAGATATAGCTGGAGGTGGTGAGGAATCCATAGACAACCCTAACATCCACTATGAAAACGTCACTGGAAACGGAGGTGGTGTAGATGATGTCCCCCCTAGTGTTATTCGCGTTACTGGTGGACCAGATTATCCCTTGGTCCCTGTAAATGGTGGCGATGCTGACCAGCTCACCCTGTCTTTTCAGGGTGAGGTATATGTGTTTGATGCTGTTTCCCCAGATAAG GTGCAGGCAGTGCTGTTACTTCTAGGTGGATATGAAATCCCTTCTGGCATTCCCACCACTGGGACAGCCCCTCACAACTTTAGG GGTCCAAGTGACTTGTGTGAAAGGTCATTTCAGCCTCAGAGGGCAGCTTCTTTACGTCGGTTCAGGGAGAAGAGAAAGGAGCGTTGTTTTGATAAGAAAATCCGTTACACTGTCCGGAAAGAAGTTGCACTTAG GATGCAGCGTAAGAAGGGACAATTTACTTCATCCAAGGCTAGTTCTGACGAAGCAGGCTCAGCTTCTTCTGGCTGGAGTGCAACTCAGGGTTCTGGACAAGATGACAACATGCTAGAAACTTC ATGCACTCATTGTGGAACCAGTTCAAAGTCAACTCCATTGATGCGTCGTGGGCCAGCAGGTCCAAGAACCCTTTGTAATGCGTGTGGGCTCAAGTGGGCTAACAAG GGAATCTTGAGAGACCTTTCCAAGGTGTCAAGCTTAGCTATTCAAGGTCCTCCTGCAAAGCCAACTGAACAG AGCGGAGGTGAAGCTAATGGCCTGGAAGTTGTAACCATGGCAGCAGATATAGTCACATCTTCTAACGGCAATAATTCAACTTTGACTGCTGAAACATGA